The Malus domestica chromosome 10, GDT2T_hap1 nucleotide sequence AGCTACTTGATGAAGATGAAATTATTCAAGAATGCAAAGCTCTTAATGGCCGCCTAATCAATTTGTAACTCTCCTTTCATTCCCCAATGTCATTAGATTTggcctttcttttttattcccTTGCTCCTTGTTTATCATTGAGCATCAATGAGTGAGGTAATAGAGGGTTTATATCTTTCTGCTCAGTGTCTTTGGGTAAGGGCTGCTTGTCATACATTTGTCAGAAgtgattttatgtttttatcatgTGCAGATGTACCAAAAGATCAATGTGCTTAAAGATAAAAGCAGAAATTTAACACTTCCTATAAAGAGCTATTATCAAAATGATTCCTTATAGTGGTTGGGTTTATAGTTCTGCGACATTGATGTTGGCATATGGATGTAAATCCTTTGCTTTGAATCTGAAATTTGGGGTTTGAGATGTCTACACTGgaaatttggttttaattttgtttttttccgcGTACGAAAAGTTTAGGGGAGGGGAGGCTACCCCATCCCAGGGCCAGGGCATAGCACAAGCCTCTTTGAGGACTTGCAGAGGGGTCTTAGCCccttttttggtttttacagaTCGTCCACCAAGCTTTTATTTCCATCCAATTTGAGcaaattagttttttatttcTCAGGCTAAAAAACATAAGATTGTCTAAAGACTCTAATCTTTTCTTAAATAATTTAAGTGTAGTATTGTTTGCACTTTTTAGTTGTGTTGTTTTCCTCATATGCTTAAGCCTCTGAAAACTCCTTTTCATATGTTGTCTTATTTAATTACTTGTGGTGCTCTATGTTGCAGTTTGCGAGAAAGAGCCCAGGTTGAGCAACTCATCCGATACATTGTTGAAGAAGCTCCCGAGGATGCTGAAAATAGACGAACTTTCAAGTAGGTTGCATTGAACGTACATGTAAGCATCAGCGTTGATAATTTACTCTACCCATGTGATTGATCAAGTCAATTTGTTGTGTATGCAGATTTCCTTTTATTGCATGTGAGATTTTTACTTGTGAAGTTGATATCATACTCAAAACATTGGTAGAGGATGAGGAGGTTAGGAACTCTAACTATACAATCTGAATGACTCTGTTTGACAGTTTTGCAGAATGTTTAACAGATTCAACTTTTGATTAACTTGGTTATGTCATGTTGCCAGTTGATGAACTTGTTGTTCTCCTTTTTGGAACCAAATAATTCTCACAGCACACTCTTGGCTGGGTACTTTAGCAAGGTAGTTCCTTGTTGAACTAAATTCTATCTTCATACTTTGGCATGAGAGTAGTTTTACCAATGTAAATTATATATGTTTACTTgctgtttaatttctttttcctaggttttacatttatattttctttatccTAGGTTGTTGTTTGCCTGCTGTTGCGCAAGGCAGTTCCTTTTCTGCAGTATATTCAGGTAAGTCCATTATTTGTtctttttaaaatcctttatgcTTATGCATTAACTTCTGAAGTTGTGTTGTGACATGGGCCAATGGGTGTCTGATATGCATATTCTGGTGGATTCAAAGGGGAAAgtacaatgaaattttaaaattatttgggTTTATGTAAGTTTCATTGTAATTCCATAAAGTGTTGTTGGGTTGTGTGAAAAACTCTTAAATGCGACAGTCTGTTTGAGCCTTTGTTTACTTCACAATTCTGTTAGTTGGTGTGCATGTCCAAATAATTATCTACATGATTGACTTCATAGATTCATGTTCTTCTCAAGTAGATTGAACGTAATATCCTCACTATAACCATGCTACATGTATATTTAATTTTCTGTTGAATACTTTCTATGACATCATATATCTTGTTCAAATTAGTAAACAGCTTTTAGATTTTCATGAGTTAAGTTATTTGCTTTAGTTTGGAGCTGATGCATTGTTTGTATGTGCACGTTCAGGGTCATCAAGATATTGTCAAGAAGCTAGTTGACCTGATTGGAATTACATCTATTATGGAGGTTGGTGTAGATAACTGTTGTTGTTTCTTTCAGTATTTGAGCTCGTTACTGCACTGTTATTAAAACTAAGATGCAAAAGAAGCATCTTAAGATTGGTAGCTTtacaattggaggaaactatTTTGAAAACCCAATTTATATGTTTTATAGGTTTTGATACGTCTGGTTGGTGCTGATGAACATATGTATTCTAACTATACTGATGCAATGCACTGGATACAAGATACAGATGTGCTAGAGATGATTGTGGACAAGTTCAGCTCTTCGGTATGTGACTTATTTTACACATAAGCTATATTCATGTGGTTGAATGACTACACAACGTGGGGTTCCTTGTTTCTTAATCATTTatcagtatttttttttctctacatGTTTGTGGAAAGTTTTTTGGAGGAAAGGTTAGAACCATAACATGCCATTGCTTTGTTAATGGAAGATGGTGCAATCTTAACTTTTAAGGGGGAAAAGTAATAGGAAAAGTCTGAATTTTTTAATTGCCAGCTGGAAAAAAACTTACcctatgtatttttctttttttgatctACACATTTTGCTGTATTACTAAAGATGATCTGTTTGCTGTGCATTAAGATTGTTGAGTGTTAATGAGCGTGATTTCTACAGGATTCTCCTGAAGTGCATGCTAATGCAGCGGAGACACTTTGTGCTATAACACGGTTTGCTCCGCCTGGACTTTCTTCAAAAATCTCCAGCCCAAGGTAACATTTAGTTCTCGCATATATTGATTAGTGTTTTACATACATTTTTTCTGTAGCTTCTTTATTAAAGTCCATTTGTGTATTTTGTGCAGCTTTATAGGAAGATTGTTTCGGCATGCTTTGGAGGATTCACGGCCAAAATCTGTTCTTGTTAACTCATTGTCGGTATGCATCTCTTTGTTAGACCCTAGGAGGCTAACCTTGGGAACATATCATATGTATGGACGTCAGATGACTCATGGATCCACAGTTACCGCTAATCCTGAGACTGTTGTGGGCATGCTGGAGAGCCTAGGTAAAGTTATCTCCTTTTGACTACGGTATTTGCTTTTAGTTAAATGTGACCTGATATGTAGCTGCTTTGCCTACATTCATATTGCCCGTGAAGAGTTTCTATGCTCCTTTTTCTGGCAATTGGAACTTGAAGATTATTTTTTGTATCTTTTCTGAAGGATTAAGTAATATCTCTTTTAATTATTTAGGTGATTTGCTGAAGCTGTTGGATGTTTCGTCGGTGGATAACATGCTGTTAACTACATATGGCAAGTTACAGCCGCCTCTTGGAAAACATCGGTTAAAGGTGAATATTCTAATGTCTTTTCAAGTTGTCCTTGCTCAAATTTAAGAATTGAGTTCTTTCTCTACAAAAGTCTTCCGGTATGTTTGGACTGTTTGTTTTGGGAACATTATTAGTTTAATGGAATATTCAATTAATATGTTCACAAGCCACTTGAAACTTTCACAGCGTGTTTAAGGGTgatgtttatattttaattcTGGTCTGAACATGGTACTTTTCAGGTTGTAGAGTTCATTTCAGTATTACTTACGGTTGGCAGTGAAGCTGCTGAGAAGGAATTGATTCGTCTTGGAGCTGTACAAAGAATTTTAGACTTGTTTTTCAAGTAAGCACAAAAGTTTTCATGTTTACTAAAGAGTGGTTTTATACAAGGCCTTATCCGTGATTCTGTTGCCTCTCCAGGTACCCATATAACAACTTTGTACATCACCACATAGAGAACATAATTGTGTCGTGTTTGGAAAGCAAGAATGTTCCTCTTGTCGAACATCTTCTTCATGAGTGTGACCTTGTTGGAAAAATACTTCAAGCAGAAAAGAATTTCACATTGGCAGCCGACTCGGACAAGGTGCTGCTGCTGCATTGTATTGTAAAATATTAATACCTTGCATCCAGATcatttttgtactttttatatttttttttctaatcgtAGTTTATTGAAACGGTATTTAAACAttgtcttgtttcatttttctttcagccAACTGTTCCTGTTGAGGGTAGATCCCCACCCAGAATTGGGAACATTGGACATTTAACACGTATATCCAACAAACTCATTCAGCTAGGAAATAACAATAGCGAGATTCAGACGCTGCTGCaggtttttatttatgtttcttTGTATTTATACTTATAGTTAGCCTTTTCAGTTTATGAAAGTAAGTTTTCTGGAAGTGAAGTATTCTGTTATCTATATGCTGAATAGAAAATAAGTTTTTGGAAATGAAGTATTCTGTTATCACTGTCGAAGTCATTTTAGAGTTGTAATTATCTTGCAGGAAAACAGTGAGTGGGCGGAGTGGCAGGCAAGTGTCCTGTCAAAACGTAATGCAGTCGAGAACGTCTATCAGTGGGCCTGTGGGTATGTGATTTTCCCTCACAAAAGCATTTGGTTTCTTCATGTCACATTTACTGTTGATTTGCGGTGCAAGTTCTAAAACTGTAGTAAATCACATATAGTTACTAGTGGATACAGCAAACATGATCAACATGCTTTTTATTCTAGTAAAATATTGCTTTTGTTGTTTCATTGATACAATACTGATTATCAATGTGAcctatttcattttttattaccTCTCCACTGTCCTAAGGAACTCATGTTTTCGGCTATCTAATCATGGTAAATCAACTGTAACAGGCGGCCAACTGCTTTACATGATCGAAATAGGgatagtgatgatgatgactatCAAGATAGAGATTATGATGTTGCAGCCCTTGCAAATAACTTAAGCCAGGCTTTCCGATATGGAATTTACAACAATGATGAGTTAGATGAGGTACCCCCTGATACCTTTGATTATCTTAAAATCCTATTTATACACACTGTACATTGAAAGAGACAACTCAAAGGGAAAATACACAATGGCGAGGAGAAAATAACTTAGTATTTTATGGTAGCCTATATCATAAGAGCAGAccgtgtttttttttctttttgaacctTTAGACTAGAAAGTAAAGTACCCTTGGAGTTGGTCAAATGttagaaataaagaaaaatgatagaaGATAGACCTGTTTAAATCTTCAGGAGTAATTTACACTATTATCATATGCACATCGCTGGGAGTAGGATATCACATAGAACAAGTTTCCTTTTTAGACTAGACAATTTGgtgctttaattttgttttcttaaagtCCTTGTTACTGTGTTTAACATTTAAGAAAGCTATTAGCCTATTATTCTATCCACTGGCCCCTGGGATGTTTACATGATGATATGTTGTTGGTTGATATTTTCAGCATCTggaatttttgtaattttattgcACCAGCTATGAAATTTAGTGGTGTCTCATAATTTGGTCCTGGAGGAAATGGAAAGATGACAATGTCCCAAAATGTTCCAAACACTTGTGTCATTCTTACTTAGTGTCCCTGTGGTGATGATTACTGATATTAATACTCTTCATGCATTTCAGGGCCATGGCTCACTTGAACGAGATGACGAGGTATCAAATATGCTGCCAGCTTACTCAATTCAgtgattattaattttttttcttgttgataTGTTTTTGATAATATTAGGGTTGACTACTGTTAAAGGTTTTCCAACTGttccttgcaaaatatttttGGCTCAGGATGTCTACTTTGATGATGAATCTGCTGAAGTCGTCATATCTTCATTGCGTTTGGGAGATGACCAGGAAAGGTAGGTGGAAAGTCCTTTAATATTTACTCTTAAGATTCTATTAGGATTTTTGGCAAGACAATCCTATAGCATGAAGCTGTTTCCAGAGTTTGATTGCCACAACAAATCTATGCATGTAGGCTATACCTGGCAATAATGTCATGAAACATTGAGATTTTTATGGGTATCTTCTCCTTCCTCAGCCTGTCCGGTAAAGAATAGGGGTGCTGCTATTGACGCTCTAAAAAAGctttacactccaaactttttatatttagaaataaaagtaCACTTATTGCATGTGTATTAATGACTTTTTTGGATTGTCTCCCAAGAATTAGTGATCAAcggaataaatatttttttcctgCTGGTCCGGTTTGTATCTACTGGGAATATGAACTTGGGTTAAATTACAATTGTGGTGGCAACTAAGTCTACAATTTTTTTGTTGAGTTAATAATTTCCCTTATTTTTTAGCTTATAATGCTGGGTTTGAAGCAAACAGTATTCTTTCCATGTTGTTCCCTTGGTTTATGGTTCTTTGCATGGGTAGTGGGACAGTGGGACTAAGCTTCTGAATGGATTTTTGGACTTTTACTAGTGGTGTTATTGTGCATATCTAGCTCTCCTGATTATGTATAAAAATCCGGTGCTTTGAACTGCTTGACATGTTTTCCGTTCTGATTGCAGTGGTTCTCTGTTTACAAATTCCAACTGGTTTGCTTTTGAGGATGACAGGGCTGCCACTGATCACTCAACTGGCTCTCTTGCTTCTCCATCACCTCATACGGCGGAGTCTAATGTTGTCAATGGTGGCGGGGATGATGATGATGtcattgttggtgaagatgatgactTAGTTGACACCGCAACATCTTCTCCGGAACCAGGAATAAAACCAGAAGATTCGGAAGTTGCCGTCCCAAACAATTCGTTAGAATTGGGTCCCGTTGAAACTGAAAAACCACCTGAGTGGGTTGAATGGAGGGAGACTTCAGACTCTGGGGAACCCTCTGATGCCCTAGCAAATGGTGAACTTCAAACGAAATCTGCCGATGCAGCTAAATGTTCATCATCTTCTGAGCCATTGATGAAAGATGATAAAGTTGTTACCGAGCCTCAAGCTGAATCAACGGTTGAGGGAACTTCAAAGCCGCCTGAGCTGTCAGAATCAGGCAATGAGAAGCCAAGTTCTGAGTCAACCACTTCTGATGCTGCAGCTGCCGACGTGGGAACAAAAGGCAGTCAAGAAGCGGCTCCAGGAGATAAAGAGAAAGATAAGGAAGGGAACTAGTGTAAATTCTTGATGATCAGTTAACTGGGCTAACTCATTACACCACGACATTGATCGGGTGGGAAGTTGAACCTAGACACTTGTTGGTTGGGCAAAGGCGACTGTATCTATAGGGCCCTGCGCACATCATCGAAGTGGACGATGATATTTTTCCCCCACCTGTAAGAAATtgatctctcctctctctctctctctctctctctctctctctcttgcctcCCGCCCCCCTCGCCACCATTTAAACATTGAGGAAAAGGGAAGGGGGGCGGGCAGGTTCTCGTTTGCAGACGCTCGTAGTGAAGTAATTTTCACGTTTCATTAATTTGTCTAAAGCTTAGGTGTTACAGAATTTGGATTTGTGACGTGCCCCGCCGCTTGTATTTTTTAGCAAGAACCTGTCAATATACATAGTTGCCCTTCCCCCACTCCCTTTCTCCCTCCCCTCCTCTCTCTGAATATGGAAATTGATTTTGGAAATGAGTTCATTGATTGTCTGGTGCATTTTCATGTCTTTGATCTGATGGTGGATTTAAATCGAAATTCCGGCGTTACATTTGAGATGTCAACGTGCTGTTATAATTCGTATGCAGCATTTCCCATCAGATTACTTTGTTATTTCAGGCTACGACTGGAAGAGCATGATTTTACTTTGTGTTTAGTTTCAGTATTTGCCACGGACTTATATGAATTTATGCAGAAATTTTTCGATGTACCGGGAACACGTTTCGGTGCATCAGATCTAACCACTTATATTCGGAGTGTGTTAAGAAGTTTTAGTTGAGCTACACAATGTGTTGTAATTCCTTTCCCGTCACCAGAAAATGTTGAAAATAAGACCTTCAAGTGGTGGATTGCCCTGCTTTTTCTCAACCCACCTCATGGTATAAAACTAACGTAGAATTTTGgtagtaataaaaaaattaaaatatgggtGAATTACATAAAATTACTCAATTATTGGGTCAGTTACAGTTTTATATctcatttttaaaaaatttcaatgtcatatctcatctacgaatttgttacaatttcatacattccGTTAGTTTGTCTGTCAAATAGTGACGTGGCTTGAGATGTGacctatttttattaaaaaattaataaaatattataaactaaaaaataaattttgttaatgttttttgtttttttgcatgGGGGACCCACCTTTATCCCCCTCACCCTTCTTCCCTGCACCCTCTTCTCCTAACCCAAAACTAGAACCACCCCAAACCCAGGTCCCACCCACCCCAACATcctcccccaccccccaccaTTACCATTTGCTGCACCAGCTCCTACAACACCTACTACTGCACCTGAACCCACCACCCCTACCCTCCACCAACCATTGACCCACTTCTCCAAGCCCTTACTTCTCAACTCCTCCAATCCACCTCATCAGATCCCTACTCCCCCCCTCCCCAAAATCTTCGCCCTAAAAACCCTCACCACACCCACAATGCCCACCACCCAAAACACCGTTTCTACCAACAACCACAACAAGACCAACTTATCTCCTCCCTCTTTTCCCGCATTGAAGTCCTCGAATCCTCCATCCACCACTACTCATTCTCTACCTCGCACTGCTCTCACTCTCCGTACTCATGTTCTCTTAGAAACTCCGCCGTCTGAGTGATTCAAACCCACTTTCGTTGTAACGACCCATCCCAAAAAATTACGGTTTATTTTAAAAAGTGAAATtatgaaaatgccctttgaggcaaatGTATTGATTTTATTTGACCGCCTTGTCGTGTCACGTAAGATCCGTTTTCTTGgcgtatcctcgtagtactcatcGCTACGATCGTGCGGACGCGAAGGGAacgtaatttggagttataacgaatgagttattaacgaATGAAGTTGAGGGCAAAATGGTCAATTGATCATTTTTTGGAAGGCTCCAGATTGTTGGAGAAACAAAATCTGGGAAGCCACGCATGTGGCTGTAATGGAAAGATAAAGAGACAAAAGAGGGTGGGTGCTGCTTAatcaagaaaaaggagaagataATGAACAAATGATAAGAGATAGCAAagagggaaatgagggagaagagaaagaagggaaTTGGCCAGGTTCCCCTTGACCTGTGTGACCGACTCGGTTTCCTTGGAGTTTCCCGATGTTTTCTATCCAATTTTGCGGCTTTCTTCAACCTCCCATAACCACCAAACCTCATCTTAACACCTAATTCTAGCCAAACCCGACGAGTTTTAGCCCCAATGTGCGAGAAAACCCACCGGCGGGTACATGTGGTTCTTGGCTTTGAACCACCATTTGTGAAATGATTTCTTTCAATCTCCACCACCATTACACTTTCCTTGAAcctaggaacaaagcccaaacaaccgtGGAGATGGCGAATGACTGGAGGTGATGGATCAAAGCACACCATTTTTAGGATTTTCGGCGGGTTCGAGGGAAATTGGGGCTTTCCCAGCCAAATTAGGCTTAgtcacaggtataaaacttgaTCCATTCATTGAGATCTACTTCTTTGTAAAATTTGATAATTTAGAGTTAGTCAGGAAATTGCGTTTCCATTCATTGGAAACCACCACATGCAGCGGAGCGTGGCCTTCTGACCGCCGTCCTCGTGGCGGCTCGTGCGGCGGTGTGTAGGAGAAACCTGAGGTCCCTCTTTAAGTTTTTCGACGTGCCAAGTTCAAATGCGCCGTCCGTTTTTCCAAATTCTAACATTTTCGTAAAGTTTTATTAAACGACCTTTAATTGTGTTTAGGTCATCAATAGAGGTGATCCCGTTCTCGCTAGTTCGAGCGGTTTTCAGATGATAAAATATCTGTGAATGGATGGACCCCTTCTTaacttatatgtttttataaaatattagcctagcatgctttcatatttcatgacttaaaatgtgttttataatATGCTTtatgaacttttataattatggTTTACGAAATAGTTTGATTTATCGAAATTACGTTTTATTAAAAGTATTGAATTATTGGATATGAATTTCTATGGATTTCGAATATGACTTATTATGGATTTACGAATATGAATTACCATGGATTTGCGAGTTAAGTTTTGGAGATTTCGAATTTTGGTTTGGATATGAGATTTTCAGCTACATTTTCGGTActtatctagtgggttatcatacaacacatcCACACACCACGGGTATAgatgtctatggccataggacacagttGATGAGGAGAAGTGAGATTATGAGATATGATATATACAGGTTATTCAGCTTCACATTCGGGTGATGAACATGTATTGCCTTTGGacgactatgatacccctagttgagtacATCACATATATGATTTACAATGTTTTACGAATGTTTTACCTGGCATTCTAGGGTTTTTATAAAACctatatgtagtattatatatgtgttttcaaaacagggggttattatgttcagaaataaaatattttcctattattagtattattattataaactttggttcACTCACCTTTCTGTTTTTGCCCCCCTTTAAGAGTTAGGATCGAGGCACATGATCCCGGCGTCAAGGCACTTCAACATAGGTATCCTCAAGTCTTTTCCGTGTAGGTATCATTCCCTTGTTCGTATCTTTTTCTAATAATCTTTCTATATTATTCTTAGTAGTTGTATACTTTGAACATGTTTCTGCTTTGGTATAATAGTTCTAATTGCATATATTTTATTTGCATGCATGtttaaaatggcttcgtcacccatgagtgtcggccagcacgtgcctaccctggtATGTGGGGATATCggggttagggtgtgtcatcCGTGCGTTCCTCATTTGCAGATCTCGAATCCTAGTTCGCGAATCCATCAACTCAGCCATCACGACCCAACGAATcgatcatattaatgtaattatTCAATGACTTGCTGCCCAAATTGATCATCTTGGCGTCATAGTTGAAGGTGAAGTTCTAGAAGACAGAGACGTGTGTGTGAAGTTCTGGAAGACGAGGCTGCACTACGCCTTAATTTCACATTGGTCGTCCTCGCATAGATGGGCAAGGAAGGGAGAGTTCGTGACATAGAGTGCTGAGAAGTTGAAGTTCTCGAAGACGAGCTCATCGATGACACGTTGGATGGAGGGGAGGCGAAGAGGGCCTCCGTCAAGAGAAGGAACGACAGGGCAGGGTTGACCCAGAGGAGGGAGGAGATCTGGTGCGGCGGGGTGTGTAATCGAATAGAGGATTCTGTGTAgtttttaggttttttattttttactttttagccaaaatggtccataagatttgcataacacatcactttggtaactgagattgaaaatcaatagaaatggtcattgagattgtccaccatccattattttggtcatttcgttaaaaactccattaagtgttCCGCAGCTCTTggccgaaagtttgggcaatttttaaagcttcttaactcaatcgtttcttaatcaaattcgacccataatatatcaaaatgaagataagaaagtatagaacaagattatacatatttggaagcccaatggttgccaaaAATCGCAGAAAAATAGCTTGAAAGGTGATTGGTCCGcaagaaaactggaaaacttgccgaaaactgggtaaattaTAAACTTTAAACTAAAAGGTGacttgatttcgttgattattgaagaagttatgaacgtttacaATTTGCCCAGTTTTTGgcgagttttccaattttcccGTGGATCAGTCACCTTGCAGGCTATTTTttggccatctccggcaactattaggcttccaaataggtataatcttgttctacacttttctatcttcattttgatatattatgggtcgaatttggttaagaaacgattgagttacgaagctttgaaaattgcttaaacttccggccaagagctccgggacacttaatgcagtttttaatgaaatgatcaaaataatggataatggacaatctcaaggaccaaagtaatgtgttatgcaaatctcaggaaccattttggctgaaaaatctttatttttttattttttttatca carries:
- the LOC103446122 gene encoding uncharacterized protein isoform X2, which gives rise to MFWRMAGLSTASAVETILDKDHFTLEELLDEDEIIQECKALNGRLINFLRERAQVEQLIRYIVEEAPEDAENRRTFKFPFIACEIFTCEVDIILKTLVEDEELMNLLFSFLEPNNSHSTLLAGYFSKVVVCLLLRKAVPFLQYIQGHQDIVKKLVDLIGITSIMEVLIRLVGADEHMYSNYTDAMHWIQDTDVLEMIVDKFSSSDSPEVHANAAETLCAITRFAPPGLSSKISSPSFIGRLFRHALEDSRPKSVLVNSLSVCISLLDPRRLTLGTYHMYGRQMTHGSTVTANPETVVGMLESLGDLLKLLDVSSVDNMLLTTYGKLQPPLGKHRLKVVEFISVLLTVGSEAAEKELIRLGAVQRILDLFFKYPYNNFVHHHIENIIVSCLESKNVPLVEHLLHECDLVGKILQAEKNFTLAADSDKPTVPVEGRSPPRIGNIGHLTRISNKLIQLGNNNSEIQTLLQENSEWAEWQASVLSKRNAVENVYQWACGRPTALHDRNRDSDDDDYQDRDYDVAALANNLSQAFRYGIYNNDELDEGHGSLERDDEDVYFDDESAEVVISSLRLGDDQESGSLFTNSNWFAFEDDRAATDHSTGSLASPSPHTAESNVVNGGGDDDDVIVGEDDDLVDTATSSPEPGIKPEDSEVAVPNNSLELGPVETEKPPEWVEWRETSDSGEPSDALANGELQTKSADAAKCSSSSEPLMKDDKVVTEPQAESTVEGTSKPPELSESGNEKPSSESTTSDAAAADVGTKGSQEAAPGDKEKDKEGN
- the LOC103446122 gene encoding uncharacterized protein isoform X1; the encoded protein is MFWRMAGLSTASAVETILDKDHFTLEELLDEDEIIQECKALNGRLINFLRERAQVEQLIRYIVEEAPEDAENRRTFKFPFIACEIFTCEVDIILKTLVEDEELMNLLFSFLEPNNSHSTLLAGYFSKVVVCLLLRKAVPFLQYIQGHQDIVKKLVDLIGITSIMEVLIRLVGADEHMYSNYTDAMHWIQDTDVLEMIVDKFSSSDSPEVHANAAETLCAITRFAPPGLSSKISSPSFIGRLFRHALEDSRPKSVLVNSLSVCISLLDPRRLTLGTYHMYGRQMTHGSTVTANPETVVGMLESLGDLLKLLDVSSVDNMLLTTYGKLQPPLGKHRLKVVEFISVLLTVGSEAAEKELIRLGAVQRILDLFFKYPYNNFVHHHIENIIVSCLESKNVPLVEHLLHECDLVGKILQAEKNFTLAADSDKVLLLHCIPTVPVEGRSPPRIGNIGHLTRISNKLIQLGNNNSEIQTLLQENSEWAEWQASVLSKRNAVENVYQWACGRPTALHDRNRDSDDDDYQDRDYDVAALANNLSQAFRYGIYNNDELDEGHGSLERDDEDVYFDDESAEVVISSLRLGDDQESGSLFTNSNWFAFEDDRAATDHSTGSLASPSPHTAESNVVNGGGDDDDVIVGEDDDLVDTATSSPEPGIKPEDSEVAVPNNSLELGPVETEKPPEWVEWRETSDSGEPSDALANGELQTKSADAAKCSSSSEPLMKDDKVVTEPQAESTVEGTSKPPELSESGNEKPSSESTTSDAAAADVGTKGSQEAAPGDKEKDKEGN